The following proteins are encoded in a genomic region of Amycolatopsis sulphurea:
- a CDS encoding dihydrolipoamide acetyltransferase family protein has translation MPEYKQFPLSDTAEGLTEADILAWRVQVGDTVTVNQIVVEIETAKAAVELPIPWAGVITELHVEPGQTVEVGTAILTMDVDPGGTAAPAAAPAEAAEEEMKPLVGYGSKAVATKRRARKGSAVATPAPVAAPVVTPAPAAAAAPVAPPRGGYVPLAKPPVRKLAKDLGVDLHSLTGTADGGVISRADVERAANGSAPAVPVAATPDAGYDPATRERRVPIKGVRKATAAAMVQSAYTAPHVTEFLTIDVTPMMELREKLKKSREFAGTKLTPLAFAAKAVCLAARRTPDINAVWDEAAQEIVYKEYVHLGIAAATPRGLVVPKIRDADAKSLKELASALTELTNTAREGKTTPAAMLNGTFTITNVGVFGVDTGTPIINPGESAILAVGAIRDTPWVVDGQVRVRKVMQLSLSFDHRVIDGQQGSEFLADVGALLADPAVAISY, from the coding sequence ATGCCCGAGTACAAGCAATTCCCCTTGTCGGACACGGCGGAGGGGCTGACCGAGGCCGACATCCTGGCCTGGCGCGTCCAGGTCGGGGACACCGTCACGGTCAACCAGATCGTGGTCGAGATCGAAACCGCGAAGGCCGCCGTCGAGCTGCCGATCCCGTGGGCCGGGGTGATCACCGAGCTGCACGTGGAACCGGGGCAGACGGTGGAGGTCGGCACCGCGATCCTGACCATGGACGTGGATCCGGGTGGGACGGCTGCTCCCGCTGCCGCTCCGGCGGAGGCGGCCGAGGAGGAGATGAAGCCGCTGGTCGGCTACGGATCCAAGGCGGTGGCGACCAAACGGCGGGCCCGTAAGGGTTCCGCGGTGGCCACTCCGGCCCCGGTCGCCGCTCCGGTTGTCACTCCGGCCCCGGCTGCCGCTGCGGCTCCGGTCGCCCCGCCTCGCGGTGGGTACGTTCCGCTGGCCAAGCCGCCGGTTCGCAAGCTGGCCAAGGACCTCGGCGTCGACCTGCACTCGCTCACCGGCACCGCGGACGGCGGGGTGATCAGCCGGGCGGACGTCGAACGCGCGGCCAACGGCTCCGCGCCGGCCGTGCCCGTCGCGGCCACTCCGGACGCCGGATACGATCCGGCCACCCGGGAACGGCGGGTGCCGATCAAGGGGGTCCGCAAGGCCACCGCGGCGGCCATGGTGCAAAGCGCCTACACCGCACCGCACGTGACCGAGTTCCTCACCATCGACGTCACACCGATGATGGAGCTCCGGGAAAAACTGAAGAAATCTCGCGAATTCGCCGGGACGAAACTGACTCCGCTCGCCTTCGCAGCAAAAGCCGTTTGCCTCGCGGCACGGCGCACTCCGGACATCAATGCGGTCTGGGACGAGGCGGCGCAGGAAATCGTCTACAAGGAATACGTGCACCTCGGAATCGCCGCGGCCACCCCGCGCGGTCTCGTGGTGCCGAAAATCCGGGACGCGGACGCGAAATCGCTCAAGGAGCTGGCCAGCGCGCTGACCGAACTCACCAACACCGCGCGCGAGGGCAAGACCACCCCCGCGGCAATGCTGAACGGAACGTTCACCATCACCAATGTGGGTGTATTCGGAGTCGACACCGGCACGCCGATCATCAATCCGGGCGAATCGGCGATCCTCGCGGTCGGCGCGATCCGGGACACCCCCTGGGTGGTGGACGGACAGGTGCGGGTCCGGAAGGTGATGCAGCTCTCGCTGAGCTTCGACCACCGCGTGATCGACGGTCAGCAGGGCTCGGAATTCCTCGCCGACGTCGGTGCGCTGCTCGCCGATCCGGCGGTTGCGATCAGCTACTAG
- a CDS encoding M20/M25/M40 family metallo-hydrolase: MAGVEQKSVRESVVSTWTDDITPSLSGLIAIPALSPAFDADWAASGHLAAAVEHVKTYLEGRNLPGAQIEVVQLEGRTPLLFVDVPATPGAQDKGTVLMYGHLDKQPPVGGWSEGLDPWTPVLRDGRLYGRGSVDDGYSGYAAAAALEAVHAAGGEHSRIALLLETGEESGSPDLPAYLDHLGARLGEVSLVVCLDAGGMDYERLWLTTSLRGMVHLTVTVQLLATPQHSGLASGVVASSFRVLRQLLDRIEDSATGEIKLAELNVEVPASRLAEVEAVAEVAPEALHRVFPLVSGGKTVSEDALELLLNNYWRPTLSIIGGDGLPLPADAGNVLRQSTTLTLSFRLPPTAQADAALAAIKLALTTDVPYGASVTIGADQQAEDGWNAPAEAPWLTTALRRVNDEVFGRPHRAAGMGGSIPFMGLLGEKYPDAQFLVTGACSADSNIHVPDEWLNLDYAQQVTEAVAHLLDAHARR, from the coding sequence ATGGCTGGTGTGGAACAGAAATCCGTACGTGAATCCGTGGTTTCGACGTGGACCGACGACATCACACCGAGCCTGTCCGGGCTGATCGCTATCCCGGCGCTGTCCCCGGCGTTCGACGCGGACTGGGCCGCGAGCGGCCACCTCGCCGCCGCTGTCGAGCACGTGAAGACCTATCTGGAGGGCCGGAACCTGCCCGGCGCGCAGATCGAGGTCGTCCAGCTCGAAGGCCGTACGCCGCTGTTGTTCGTCGACGTACCGGCCACCCCGGGCGCGCAGGACAAGGGCACCGTGCTGATGTACGGCCACCTCGACAAGCAGCCACCGGTCGGCGGTTGGTCCGAGGGGCTGGACCCGTGGACGCCGGTGCTTCGCGATGGCCGTCTCTACGGCCGTGGCTCGGTCGACGACGGTTACTCCGGGTACGCGGCCGCTGCTGCGCTGGAAGCGGTGCACGCTGCCGGTGGTGAGCACTCGCGAATCGCGCTGCTGCTGGAAACCGGTGAGGAGTCCGGCAGCCCGGACCTGCCCGCGTACCTCGATCACCTCGGTGCGCGGCTCGGCGAGGTCAGCCTGGTCGTCTGCCTCGACGCGGGCGGGATGGACTACGAACGGCTATGGCTCACCACGAGCCTGCGCGGCATGGTGCACCTCACCGTCACCGTGCAGCTGCTGGCCACCCCGCAGCACTCCGGGCTGGCCAGCGGGGTGGTCGCCAGCTCGTTCCGGGTGCTGCGGCAGCTGCTGGACCGGATCGAGGATTCGGCGACCGGCGAGATCAAGCTGGCCGAGCTGAACGTCGAGGTCCCGGCGAGCAGGCTGGCCGAGGTCGAGGCCGTGGCCGAGGTCGCGCCGGAGGCATTGCACCGGGTGTTTCCGCTGGTCAGTGGCGGTAAGACGGTGTCGGAAGACGCACTGGAGCTGCTGCTGAACAACTACTGGCGGCCCACGCTGTCGATCATCGGCGGAGACGGCCTGCCGCTGCCCGCCGACGCCGGCAACGTGCTCCGGCAGAGCACCACGCTCACGTTGAGTTTCCGCCTCCCGCCGACCGCGCAGGCGGACGCCGCGCTCGCCGCGATCAAGCTGGCGCTGACCACGGACGTGCCCTACGGCGCGTCGGTGACCATCGGCGCGGACCAGCAGGCGGAGGACGGCTGGAACGCCCCGGCGGAAGCGCCGTGGCTGACCACCGCGCTGCGCCGGGTGAACGACGAGGTGTTCGGGCGTCCGCACCGCGCGGCCGGGATGGGCGGGTCGATCCCGTTCATGGGGCTGCTCGGCGAGAAATACCCGGACGCCCAGTTCCTGGTGACCGGTGCGTGCAGCGCGGACTCGAACATCCACGTGCCCGACGAGTGGCTGAACCTGGACTACGCGCAGCAGGTCACCGAGGCCGTCGCGCACCTGCTCGACGCGCACGCCCGCCGCTGA
- a CDS encoding alpha-ketoacid dehydrogenase subunit beta, translating to MMELQKLTIGKAINLGLRRAMEEDPKVLIMGEDIGKLGGVFRITDGLQKDFGEQRVLDTPLAESGIIGTAVGLAVRGFRPVCEIQFEGFIFPGFDQISSQLAKLHYRTQGKIKMPVVIRVPFGGGIGAVEHHSESPESLFAHIAGLKVMAISNAADAYWGIQEAIRSDDPVLFFEPKKLYHSGALKMEIDTEATPSRVAASQLVREGTTATVVAYGPSVKVALDAAAAAEEEGKSLEVIDLRTLSPLDLGPVFESVRKTGRLIAVSEAPSESSLTSEIAARVQQECFYSLEAPVLRVTGFDTPYPPAKLEEHYLPDLDRVLHAVDRSLSW from the coding sequence CTGATGGAGCTGCAGAAACTCACCATCGGCAAGGCGATCAACCTCGGCCTCCGGCGGGCCATGGAAGAGGACCCGAAGGTCCTGATCATGGGGGAGGACATCGGCAAGCTCGGCGGCGTCTTCCGGATCACCGACGGGCTGCAGAAGGACTTCGGCGAACAGCGCGTGCTGGACACGCCGCTGGCCGAATCGGGCATCATCGGCACCGCGGTCGGGCTCGCCGTGCGCGGGTTCCGGCCGGTGTGCGAGATCCAGTTCGAGGGGTTCATCTTCCCCGGTTTCGACCAGATCTCCTCGCAGCTGGCCAAACTGCACTACCGCACCCAGGGAAAGATCAAGATGCCGGTGGTGATCCGGGTGCCCTTCGGCGGCGGGATCGGCGCGGTCGAGCACCACTCGGAGTCGCCGGAGTCGCTCTTCGCGCACATCGCCGGGCTCAAGGTGATGGCCATTTCGAACGCGGCGGACGCGTACTGGGGCATCCAGGAGGCGATCCGCTCGGACGACCCGGTGCTGTTCTTCGAGCCGAAGAAGCTGTACCACTCGGGCGCGCTGAAGATGGAGATCGACACCGAGGCCACGCCCAGCCGGGTCGCAGCCTCGCAACTCGTGCGGGAGGGCACCACCGCCACGGTCGTCGCGTACGGCCCGTCGGTGAAGGTCGCGCTCGACGCCGCCGCGGCCGCCGAGGAAGAGGGCAAGTCGCTGGAGGTCATCGATCTGCGCACGCTCTCGCCGCTGGACCTCGGTCCGGTGTTCGAGTCGGTGCGCAAGACCGGACGGCTGATCGCGGTCAGCGAGGCACCGTCGGAATCGTCGCTGACCTCGGAAATCGCCGCCCGGGTACAGCAGGAATGCTTCTACTCCCTGGAGGCCCCCGTCCTGCGCGTGACCGGTTTCGACACGCCGTACCCGCCCGCGAAGCTCGAGGAGCACTACCTCCCCGATCTCGACCGGGTACTGCACGCTGTCGACCGTTCACTGTCCTGGTAA
- a CDS encoding Pls/PosA family non-ribosomal peptide synthetase has protein sequence MASPVFTHAVSSPPGLAPPPPARTLVDVLSTTVSRHPNALALDDGTATLTYRALADRVEHEARGLRSHGIGPGDRVGISLPSGQVELYLAILSVLAAGAAYVPADFDEPAERAELVFREAGVCAVFGQALQLRPDLAEPHHIRRPVTPGDDAWVIFTSGSTGTPKGVAVTHRSAAAFVDAEAGLFLGGDRPIGPGDRVLAGLSVGFDASCEEMWLAWRHGGCLVAAPRAIVRSGPDLGPWLEQHGVTVVSTVPSLAALWSPEALAGVRLLIFGGEACPAELVARVDDGCREVWNTYGPTEATVVSTATRLRAGEPVRIGTPLPGWQVSVVDTAGNPVPLGETGELVIGGVGLARYLDREKDAGAYPPMPGLGWIRGYRSGDLVRAEPDGLVFVGRADHQVKIGGRRIELGEVESALLTLPGVSAAAAVVHNGLVLAGYLLVDGPLDHDDARARLTRLLPHGLVPTLVVLPDFPLTPAGKVDRKALPWPPPAAADEPAADVAPALRADVDWIGERWRELFGRTPAPTTDFFAEGGTSLAAAQLVSLLRNRFPTASITDVYHHPTPLAMAEHLTGGESTMAAETPPGHPLPRSAAFRQSLISLALLWIPGIRWTIGMLCGTAVFDTVTGEVHLPWWSWAALAGGVLVTTASPGRVLLAGLSARVLLAKVRPGAHRKGGSVHLRLWTAERLVASIGVSGLPGTGWNLRYARLLGNSVGRDVDLHSLPPVTGFGSFGDGCAVEPGADLSGWWVDGDTVHIGSVEVGANASVGGRATLLPGAVVEPGGEVAPGRSVSGTVAGTTDTPEPAARPARWRIAYAITPVLSGLLALLVFLPSAVAYTWLDLSSLTGLLWVIPLLRLVALLLTIGLTALLIRLAGRRLRPGVHPVYSREGWAAWFVERSMNSVRDSAFPIYASLFTGSWLRLLGARVGRRTEASTVVGLPQLMSVGSGAFLADDSHLATYRLRNGRVLLGTASVADRAFVGNSAEVASGRSVPAGALIGVLSQAPSEAGEGTSWVGRPALAIPRQATKAEAGRTYAPSRGLVLRRTLVELTRMVPLAISAALGFAVFAALVLVSQKLGIAAAFLASGAVLLGAGLTATVVSVAAKWLLNGRVRTGEHPLWSGFVWRNELVAVYHEELVMRWFGALIVGSPLFNAVLRLHGARIGRGVLCETKWLPEPDLIRLGDGAVINRGCVVQTHLFQDRVLRLGPIRLDAGSTLGPHTVTLFDTHLGPHSSIEANSLVMRGETVPAQRRFGGNPIAPRSVPLTE, from the coding sequence ATGGCCAGTCCTGTGTTCACCCACGCCGTAAGCAGCCCGCCCGGACTGGCGCCACCCCCACCGGCACGCACCCTCGTCGACGTTCTCTCCACCACCGTTTCCCGGCATCCGAATGCACTCGCGCTCGACGACGGCACTGCCACACTGACCTACCGGGCGCTGGCCGACCGGGTCGAACACGAAGCGCGCGGGCTACGTTCGCACGGAATCGGGCCGGGGGACCGGGTCGGGATCTCGCTGCCGTCCGGGCAGGTCGAGCTGTATCTGGCGATCCTGTCCGTGCTCGCGGCGGGCGCGGCCTACGTGCCCGCGGATTTCGACGAGCCGGCGGAGCGGGCCGAGCTGGTCTTCCGCGAGGCCGGGGTCTGCGCGGTGTTCGGGCAGGCCTTGCAGCTGCGCCCGGATCTCGCCGAACCGCACCACATCCGGCGTCCGGTGACCCCCGGCGACGACGCGTGGGTGATCTTCACCTCCGGTTCGACCGGCACGCCGAAGGGCGTCGCGGTGACCCACCGCTCGGCCGCCGCCTTCGTCGACGCCGAAGCCGGGCTTTTCCTCGGCGGTGACCGTCCGATCGGCCCCGGCGACCGGGTACTGGCCGGGCTTTCCGTCGGTTTCGACGCCTCGTGCGAGGAGATGTGGCTGGCCTGGCGGCACGGCGGCTGCCTGGTCGCCGCCCCGCGCGCGATCGTTCGTTCCGGACCGGACCTGGGGCCGTGGCTCGAACAGCACGGCGTCACGGTGGTCTCCACCGTCCCGTCGCTGGCCGCGCTGTGGTCACCCGAGGCACTCGCCGGTGTCCGGCTGCTGATCTTCGGCGGCGAGGCCTGCCCGGCCGAGCTGGTCGCCCGGGTCGACGACGGCTGCCGCGAGGTCTGGAACACCTACGGCCCGACGGAGGCGACCGTGGTGTCCACGGCGACCCGGCTGCGAGCCGGGGAACCGGTGCGGATCGGCACGCCGCTGCCCGGCTGGCAAGTGTCCGTTGTGGACACCGCAGGTAATCCGGTCCCGCTGGGCGAGACCGGCGAGCTGGTGATCGGCGGCGTCGGGCTCGCCCGCTATCTCGACCGGGAGAAGGACGCCGGGGCGTACCCGCCGATGCCCGGCCTCGGCTGGATCCGCGGGTACCGAAGCGGGGACCTGGTCCGCGCCGAGCCGGACGGGCTGGTGTTCGTCGGCCGCGCCGACCATCAGGTGAAGATCGGCGGACGGCGGATCGAACTCGGCGAGGTCGAGTCCGCGCTGCTCACCCTGCCCGGCGTGTCCGCGGCCGCCGCGGTGGTGCACAACGGTCTGGTACTGGCCGGCTACCTGCTCGTGGACGGCCCGCTAGACCACGACGACGCCCGTGCCCGGCTCACCCGGCTGCTGCCGCACGGGCTCGTGCCCACTTTGGTCGTACTGCCGGACTTTCCGCTGACGCCGGCGGGAAAGGTGGACCGCAAGGCACTTCCCTGGCCGCCACCGGCAGCTGCGGATGAGCCCGCCGCCGACGTCGCCCCAGCATTGCGCGCGGACGTCGACTGGATCGGCGAGCGCTGGAGGGAGCTGTTCGGCCGCACTCCGGCGCCGACCACGGACTTCTTCGCCGAAGGCGGCACCAGCCTCGCCGCGGCTCAGCTGGTTTCCCTGCTACGGAACCGGTTTCCCACCGCATCGATCACCGACGTGTACCACCATCCGACCCCGCTGGCCATGGCCGAGCATCTCACCGGCGGTGAGTCCACAATGGCCGCCGAGACCCCGCCGGGTCACCCGCTACCCCGTAGCGCCGCTTTCCGGCAGAGCCTGATTTCACTGGCGCTGCTCTGGATTCCCGGGATCCGCTGGACCATCGGGATGCTGTGCGGGACCGCGGTGTTCGACACGGTGACCGGCGAGGTGCACCTGCCCTGGTGGTCCTGGGCGGCGCTGGCCGGTGGTGTACTGGTGACGACCGCGAGCCCCGGCCGGGTCCTGCTGGCCGGCCTCAGCGCGCGCGTCCTGCTCGCCAAGGTACGGCCCGGCGCGCATCGCAAGGGCGGTTCCGTCCATTTGCGACTGTGGACAGCGGAGCGGCTGGTCGCGTCGATCGGCGTCAGCGGGTTGCCTGGCACCGGGTGGAACCTTCGCTACGCTCGGCTGCTCGGCAACTCCGTCGGCCGCGACGTGGACCTGCACTCGCTGCCGCCGGTCACCGGATTCGGCAGTTTCGGCGACGGTTGCGCGGTTGAGCCGGGTGCTGACCTGTCCGGCTGGTGGGTGGACGGGGACACTGTCCACATCGGATCAGTCGAGGTCGGCGCGAACGCGTCGGTGGGTGGCCGGGCGACCCTGTTGCCCGGCGCCGTGGTCGAACCCGGCGGCGAAGTCGCACCCGGACGGAGCGTGTCCGGGACGGTCGCCGGAACCACAGACACCCCGGAACCGGCCGCACGCCCGGCCCGCTGGCGTATCGCCTACGCGATCACGCCGGTGCTCAGCGGGCTGCTCGCGTTACTCGTCTTCCTGCCCTCCGCCGTGGCCTACACCTGGCTCGACCTCTCCTCGCTCACCGGGCTGCTCTGGGTGATCCCGCTGCTCAGGCTGGTCGCCTTGCTACTCACCATCGGGTTGACCGCGCTGCTGATACGACTGGCCGGACGGCGGCTGCGACCGGGCGTGCATCCGGTGTACAGCCGGGAAGGCTGGGCGGCGTGGTTCGTCGAGCGATCGATGAACAGCGTCCGTGACAGTGCGTTCCCGATCTACGCGAGCCTGTTCACCGGCAGCTGGCTCCGGCTGCTCGGCGCACGGGTCGGCCGCCGTACCGAGGCGTCCACTGTGGTCGGTCTGCCGCAGCTGATGTCGGTCGGCTCGGGTGCTTTCCTCGCGGACGATTCCCACCTTGCGACGTACCGGTTGCGCAATGGCCGGGTGTTGCTTGGCACGGCGAGCGTCGCCGACCGCGCGTTCGTCGGCAATTCGGCCGAGGTGGCATCCGGGCGTTCGGTGCCGGCCGGGGCATTGATCGGGGTGCTTTCCCAGGCTCCGAGCGAGGCCGGGGAAGGCACTTCCTGGGTCGGCCGCCCGGCGCTGGCGATCCCGCGCCAGGCCACGAAAGCCGAGGCCGGACGCACCTATGCGCCGTCACGCGGGCTAGTGCTGCGCCGGACCCTTGTCGAGCTGACTCGCATGGTCCCGCTCGCGATCTCCGCAGCCCTCGGTTTCGCGGTGTTCGCCGCGCTGGTGCTGGTATCCCAGAAACTCGGGATAGCCGCCGCGTTCCTGGCGTCCGGGGCAGTGCTGCTCGGCGCCGGGCTGACCGCCACCGTCGTTTCGGTCGCGGCGAAATGGCTGCTGAACGGCCGGGTCCGCACCGGCGAGCATCCACTGTGGAGCGGCTTCGTCTGGCGCAACGAGCTGGTCGCGGTTTACCACGAGGAGCTGGTGATGCGCTGGTTCGGCGCGCTGATCGTCGGCTCACCGCTGTTCAACGCGGTGCTTCGGCTGCACGGCGCCCGGATCGGCCGGGGCGTGCTGTGTGAGACGAAGTGGCTGCCGGAACCGGACCTCATCCGGCTCGGCGACGGCGCGGTGATCAACCGCGGCTGCGTCGTGCAGACCCACCTGTTCCAGGACCGGGTGCTACGGCTCGGCCCGATCCGGCTGGACGCCGGTTCGACGCTCGGCCCGCACACCGTCACGCTGTTCGACACCCACCTCGGCCCGCACAGCTCGATCGAGGCGAACTCGCTGGTCATGCGCGGGGAAACGGTGCCTGCACAGCGCCGGTTCGGGGGCAACCCGATCGCGCCGCGATCCGTACCGTTGACAGAGTGA
- the pdhA gene encoding pyruvate dehydrogenase (acetyl-transferring) E1 component subunit alpha translates to MPSEQWTHPEPGDGPAAIAAQPSPEQVIAGLRATSEGGAELTQLLTPEGQRVPSTQFDPYVADVDDETLRNLYRDMVLVRRADREANAMQRQGQLGIWVPLLGQEAAQVGSGRALQPRDMAFPSYREHGVAYTRGVDLRDLIGIFRCTDHSGWDYKAHGFHPYTIVIGNQVLNATGYAMGQKFEGKVGDDDGEATICYFGDGATSQGDVHEGFVWGAVYDAPLVFFCQNNQWAISEPTERQSRLPLYQRARGYGFPGIRVDGNDVLACLAVTRWALEQCRHGNGPVLIEAFTYRMDAHTTTDDPTRYRLSDELEEWKLKDPIERVRAHLVRGGGAEPEFFDQVQAEADEFAAQLREHTFTMPEPPPERIFSNVYAESSPLLEQQRAEYLSYLDGFATAGEH, encoded by the coding sequence ATGCCGTCCGAACAATGGACGCACCCGGAGCCTGGCGACGGCCCGGCCGCGATCGCGGCCCAGCCCTCTCCCGAGCAGGTCATCGCCGGATTGCGCGCAACGAGCGAGGGCGGCGCCGAGCTGACCCAGCTGCTCACCCCCGAAGGCCAGCGGGTTCCGTCGACGCAGTTCGACCCCTACGTCGCGGACGTGGACGACGAGACGCTCCGGAACCTCTACCGCGACATGGTGCTGGTGCGCCGCGCGGACCGCGAGGCCAACGCGATGCAGCGCCAGGGCCAGCTGGGCATCTGGGTTCCGCTGCTCGGCCAGGAGGCCGCGCAGGTCGGCTCCGGCCGCGCGCTGCAGCCCCGAGACATGGCCTTCCCGAGCTACCGCGAGCACGGCGTCGCCTACACCCGCGGCGTCGACCTGCGCGACCTGATCGGCATCTTCCGCTGCACCGACCACAGTGGATGGGACTACAAGGCACACGGGTTCCACCCGTACACGATCGTCATCGGCAACCAGGTGCTGAACGCGACCGGGTACGCGATGGGGCAGAAGTTCGAGGGCAAAGTCGGGGACGACGACGGCGAAGCCACGATTTGCTACTTCGGTGACGGCGCGACCTCGCAGGGTGACGTGCACGAGGGCTTCGTGTGGGGCGCGGTATACGACGCACCGTTGGTGTTCTTCTGCCAGAACAACCAGTGGGCCATCTCCGAGCCGACCGAACGCCAGTCGCGGCTGCCGCTGTACCAGCGCGCCCGCGGCTACGGCTTCCCCGGCATCCGGGTGGACGGCAACGACGTGCTCGCCTGCCTCGCGGTGACCCGCTGGGCACTCGAGCAGTGCCGGCACGGCAACGGCCCGGTGCTGATCGAGGCGTTCACCTACCGGATGGACGCGCACACCACGACCGACGACCCAACCCGTTACCGGCTCTCCGACGAGCTGGAGGAGTGGAAGCTCAAGGACCCGATCGAGCGCGTGCGGGCACACCTCGTCCGCGGCGGCGGGGCGGAGCCGGAGTTCTTCGACCAGGTACAGGCCGAGGCGGACGAGTTCGCCGCGCAGCTGCGCGAGCATACGTTCACTATGCCCGAGCCACCGCCGGAACGGATCTTCAGCAACGTGTATGCGGAATCCTCGCCGCTGCTGGAGCAGCAGCGCGCGGAGTACCTGTCCTATCTCGACGGTTTCGCGACGGCGGGTGAGCACTGA